A part of Anaerotignum faecicola genomic DNA contains:
- a CDS encoding HD domain-containing protein, translated as MKRNERLSAKDRRLLKETLKELNRQGRLQEEKLAKQHGSTSVYQHSINVAYLSLWLAGRLPLRTDRGALVRGALLHDYFLYDWHKKDDGHRWHGFRHGKTAARNAKRDYRLNRLEEYIIARHMFPLTVLPPKSKEGWMVCLADKWCAAEETVRPFFRIFRKRGNPHK; from the coding sequence ATGAAACGAAACGAAAGGCTTTCAGCGAAGGACAGAAGGCTGCTCAAGGAAACGCTGAAGGAGCTGAACCGACAGGGGCGGCTACAGGAGGAAAAGCTGGCGAAGCAGCATGGCAGCACCTCGGTTTATCAGCACAGCATCAATGTGGCATACCTGAGTCTCTGGCTTGCAGGCAGGCTTCCGCTGCGGACAGACCGCGGGGCACTGGTGCGCGGGGCGCTTTTGCATGATTATTTTCTGTATGACTGGCATAAGAAGGATGACGGGCATCGCTGGCATGGATTTCGCCACGGAAAAACAGCGGCGAGAAACGCAAAACGGGACTATCGGCTGAACCGATTGGAGGAATATATCATTGCAAGGCACATGTTTCCGCTGACGGTTCTGCCGCCGAAATCCAAGGAGGGGTGGATGGTCTGTCTGGCGGATAAATGGTGCGCGGCGGAGGAAACGGTGCGCCCGTTTTTCAGAATTTTCAGAAAAAGAGGGAACCCTCATAAATAA
- the murA gene encoding UDP-N-acetylglucosamine 1-carboxyvinyltransferase produces MEKFVITGTEEGLHGRVKISGAKNAVLPILAACLLTEEVCEIQNVPPLADVRHMAELLTELGARVEYDAAAEKMCVQATELTHVEGAYETARKMRASFLAAGALLARCGAARLPLPGGCQIGSRPIDLHLKGFHLMGAKSRQAHGMVELQAKALRGSDIYLDFPSVGATENILLAATRAKGITTIENAAAEPEICDLADFLRKMGAEIEGDGTDTITIRGGKELHGAVHRVIPDRMEAGTFLAAAAITGGDIILENVQEEHLKPVLAKLAECNIKTERTAEGIRVWRRGRLCGVQVKTMPFPGFPTDMQAPFMSLLAVAKGTSVMTETIFENRFSHVGELQRMGANIKIDSRSAVIEGVETLTGAKVRATDLRAGAALILSALAAKGETEISDIYHIERGYDRIDEKLRRLGADIRREEE; encoded by the coding sequence ATGGAAAAATTTGTGATAACGGGAACAGAAGAAGGGCTGCATGGCAGGGTAAAAATCAGCGGTGCGAAAAATGCGGTTTTGCCGATTCTGGCGGCGTGTCTGTTGACAGAGGAGGTCTGCGAGATTCAGAATGTACCGCCACTTGCGGATGTGCGGCACATGGCGGAGCTGCTCACGGAGCTGGGCGCGCGGGTAGAATATGATGCGGCGGCGGAGAAGATGTGCGTGCAGGCGACAGAGCTTACGCATGTGGAAGGGGCATACGAAACGGCAAGAAAGATGCGTGCCTCCTTTCTGGCGGCAGGGGCGTTATTGGCAAGATGCGGTGCGGCAAGGCTGCCCCTGCCCGGCGGGTGTCAGATTGGAAGCAGGCCGATTGACCTGCACTTAAAGGGCTTTCATCTGATGGGGGCGAAAAGCAGACAGGCGCATGGGATGGTGGAATTACAGGCGAAGGCACTCAGGGGCAGTGACATTTATCTGGATTTTCCAAGCGTGGGTGCAACGGAGAATATCCTGCTGGCGGCAACACGGGCGAAGGGGATTACAACGATTGAAAATGCGGCGGCAGAGCCGGAAATCTGCGATCTGGCGGATTTTCTGCGGAAGATGGGCGCAGAAATTGAAGGGGACGGCACGGACACGATTACGATTCGGGGCGGAAAGGAGCTGCACGGCGCAGTGCATCGGGTCATTCCCGACCGTATGGAGGCAGGGACATTTTTAGCGGCGGCGGCAATTACGGGCGGTGATATCATTCTGGAAAATGTGCAGGAGGAGCACCTGAAGCCTGTACTGGCAAAGCTTGCGGAATGCAACATCAAAACGGAGCGGACGGCGGAGGGAATACGGGTCTGGCGAAGGGGCAGGCTCTGCGGTGTGCAGGTAAAGACCATGCCCTTTCCCGGCTTTCCGACCGATATGCAGGCACCCTTTATGAGCCTTTTGGCAGTGGCGAAGGGAACCAGCGTGATGACGGAAACAATTTTTGAAAACCGTTTTTCTCATGTGGGAGAGCTGCAGCGGATGGGGGCGAATATCAAGATTGACAGCCGCAGTGCGGTAATCGAAGGGGTGGAAACGCTGACGGGGGCAAAGGTGCGCGCAACCGACCTGCGCGCAGGTGCGGCACTCATTTTATCCGCATTGGCGGCGAAGGGCGAAACGGAAATCAGTGATATTTATCACATTGAACGAGGCTATGACAGGATTGACGAAAAGCTGCGGCGGCTGGGGGCGGATATCCGCAGGGAGGAGGAATAA